In Methylobacterium sp. WL1, the sequence GATCCCCATCCGCCGGAGGGACGTCGGTAGGGCTTGAACGTCGGCTTTTCCAAGAGGCGCACTCCGAACCTGAATGACAAGGAAACACCTGCCGTCGATCCGTGTTTCCCGAAAACCGCACACACTTGCGAATAATACCCACCCATATCTTATGTTTATAACAGAGGTTAATATGACCGTTGGATACGACTACATGCTGAGGAAACCTTCGGGACCCAGTGCCCCGAAGATGTTCCTGGATACGCGCGTGGTGCCGGCCGTCGTCAATATCGCCGGCGGTGTGGAAGTTGCTTTGAACCGGGCCTCGGCACGAACCGGGCTCCACCCGATGCTCCTGCTCGTCGGCATCGCGACCGCGGCGATCGTCGTGGGTCGCCGGGTACGGGCGGAGCCGCTAGGCGGGCTGTCGCGGCGCGTGAGGCGCACGTCTTTCGACCCGCCTCCCCTTGCCCGCCTCCCCTTGCCTGGCCCCTTGCCCGGCCCCCTTGCCCGGCGGCCTTGGTCGCACAGGTTGAGGCCGGCTCGTGCAGACGGACCAGCGCCGACCGGAGGTCCGTGGTGCTGCGCCAGCGCGGCCCCGCCACGGATTCGCTTCGCCGGGAGGCTTTCGAAGCCTCGGCGAAAAAAGAAGGGGCCAGCCACTAGACGACCGGTCTAATCAGGGCTATCTCAGCGTCATGGCACGCCTCAACACGCATACCGACACCCGGCAGGAGATTCTCGACACCGCCTACGGCCTGGTGGGCGCGAAGGGGTTTTCCGGGGTCGGGCTCAACGAGATCCTGGCTTCGGCCGGGGTCCCGAAGGGATCGTTCTACCACTACTTCGGCTCGAAGGAGGCTTTCGGCGAGGCGCTCCTGGCCGATTACTTCGAGGGGTATCTCGCCGCTCTGGATGCGACGCTCGCCGAGCCCGGCTTGGACCACGCCGAGCGCCTGATGAACTACTGGCGCAAATGGCAGGCGACGCAGGGCAGCGTCGATTATCAGCGCAAGTGCCTGGCGGTGAAGCTCGCCGCGGAAGTCTCGGACCTGTCCGAGGCCATGCGGCTCGCCCTCAAGGGCGGGACCGCCGGGATCATCGAACGGCTGGCGCGGGCGATCGAGGCGGGGGCCGCGGAGGGCTCCTTGAAGGTGGAGGGCACGTCCCACGCCACCGCCGAGGCGCTCTATCACGTGTGGCTCGGCGCGAGCCTGATGGCGAAGATCGTGCGGACCGACGCGCCGTTCGAGGCCGCGATGACGACGACGCGACAGATCCTCGGACTCGCCTGACGCGAGCCCGAGGTACGGCGCGGGCGGCCGAACCGTGCCTGCTCGTGCCGAACTTTTAGACGACTGGTCTACTCAAGCGAACAATGAAGCCTCCCCGAACCGGCGGAGGCGAGGACACCACGCAAGGAGCGAGCTCATGCCCCACGGAACGAAGACTGCAGCCGTCCCCGCCCTCGTCACCGCCGGGTTGATGAGCGCCGCCCTGCTCGGCACCTCCGCGGCCACGGCGCAGGAGCGGATCACCCTGGAGACCATCGGCGCAGTCCGCATGGCCGGCAGCAGGCTCGACGACGGCCACCGCGTGAACCCGCAGGTTCGGCCGGCCGAGACGGGATCCGCGCAAGAGCAGCGCGCGGACGATCCGTCGAAGGCGCACTGACGCCGCCTCGGCGTCCCCCATGCCATGTGAAATCCCGGCCGATCGATCGATCGGCTGCCGGAAGCTTCCCTTCGACCTGAACGATCACGGAGAACGACAATGAAGATCCTGATGGTGCTGACCTCCCACGATCAGCTCGGCGACACCGGCCGCAAAACCGGTTTCTGGCTGGAAGAGCTCGCCGCGCCCTACTACGTGTTCAAGGATGCCGGCGCCGAGATCGTGCTGGCCTCGCCCCGGGGCGGACGGCCGCCGCTGGACCCGAAGAGCAGCGAGCCGGGTTCGCAGACCGACGCGACGCGCCGGTTCGAGGCGGACGAGGAAGCGCTGACGGCGCTCGAGACCACGACCCGGCTCGATGCCGTCTCCCATGACGGGTTCGACGCCGTGTTCTATCCGGGCGGCCACGGTCCGCTTTGGGACCTGGCCGAGGACCCGGTCTCGATCAGGCTGATCGAGACGACGCTGGCGGCCGGCAAGCCCGTCACCCTCGTCTGCCATGCCCCCGGCGTCCTGCGCCACGCGAAGGCCCCCGACGGGACGCCGCTCGTCCAGGGCAAGGCCGTCACCGGGTTAACGAACACCGAGGAGGAGGCGGTCGGCCTCACCGAGGTCGTTCCCTTCCTGGTCGAGGATGCGCTGCGCCAGAACGGCGGCCGGTTCTCCAAGGCCGGCGACTGGGCGCCGTACGTGGTGGCCGACGGCCTGCTCATCACCGGCCAGAACCCGGCCTCTTCCGGGCCGGCCGCCGAGCGTCTCCTCGCGCATCTCGCGAACGGCTGACGACACCACCCTCCGTCCCCGGACACCGTCCGCCCGCGCATCCGCGCGGGCGGCGACCGGCCCCGGGGCGACGCCGCCGGCCCGACAGAGGTCCGCACGTCGGCAGAAGCCTCCCCCCTCGACATCCATCGCGAAGGACACCGGCCCATGACAAACGATATCGTCTTCTCGGACGCGACCCAGCTCGCCGCGCTGATCCGCACCCGCCAGGTCTCGCCGGTGGAGGTCATGCAGGCCCACCTCGACCGCATCGCGGCCGTCGATCCCAAGGTCAACGCCATCGTCACCGTGGCGGAGCGGGCGCTCGACGGCGCCCGCGCGGCCGAAGCCGCGATCCTAGCCGGGGGCGAGATCGGGCCCCTGCACGGGGTGCCGTTCACCGTCAAGGATTCGATCGACACCGCCGGCGTCCCGACCCAGCGCGGGTCGCCGATCTTCCGGGGCCGCATCCCCACCGCGGACGCCACGAGCGTCGCCCGCCTCAAGGCCGCCGGGGCGATCCTGCTGGCCAAGACCAACCTGCCGGAATTCTCCTACTGGATCGAGAGCGACAACCTGCTCTCCGGTCGCTCGAACAACCCCTGGGACCTCGAGCGGACGCCCGGCGGGTCGAGCGGGGGCGAGTCGGCGGCCATCGCGGCGGGTATGTCGCCGCTGGGCCTCGGCACCGACCTCGCCATCTCGGTCCGGGGCCCGGCCGCGCAGACCGGGATCGTCTCGCTGAAGCCGACCCACGGGCGGGTGCCGATGACGGGGATCTGGCCGCGCGCGCCGCGGCGCTTCTGGCATGTCGGCCCGATGGCCCGCTCCATCCGGGACCTCGCGCTGGCCTTCTCGCTCCTGTCCGGTCCCGACGGCGAGGACGGCTACGCGTCCCGCACCGTCGCCGCCGATGCCGGCCTGGGCTCCGCGCCCGGCCGTCCGCTCCGGGTGGGCTGGCTGGTCGAGCCGGGCTTCGGCCCGATCGATCCCGAGGTCGCCGCCACCGTCCGGGCGGCGGCCGAGGCCCTCAAGGCCGCGGGCTGCGTCGTGGAGGCCGTGCGCATCCCGGCGCTGGAGCGTGACTTCGCCCTCGACGTCTTCAACACGCTGCACGTCATGGAGATGAAGCCGGCCTTCAGGGAGGCGACGGAGGGCCGGAGCCGGGACGAGATCTACACCATGGCCAGGACCATGCTGGCGCTCCCGGACTCGTCGATGGACGACTACATCGCGGCCGAGCAGGCGGCGGAGCGGCTGCGGGACGGCTACGCCGACTACTTCCGGCGCTACGACGCGCTGATCACCCCGGTCCTGCCGATCCCGGCCCACAAGCACGGCGTCACGCACTTCGTCATCAACGGGCAGACCGTCGACGCCACCTACCTCCAGGGCGCGACCGTGCCGCTGAACGTCACCGGCCTGCCCGGCCTGTCGATGCGGTTCGGGACGAGCGGCGAGGGACTGCCGATCAACGTCCAGGTCGTTGCCAGCTGGCAGGCCGAATCGACGATCCTGCACGTCGCCGCGCTGCTGGAGGCGGCGAGCCCGGTGCGTGGGCTGCACCCGAACCTGTAGGCCGCCGTCGCGCTTGTCCCGCGGGATCGCGCTTACGACGCCGGATGCTGCCTCCAACTCACGATCGGCGCCCCGACCTGACGCGCTGCCCCGTCGGGGCGCAGATGCGCCTACCGCTTCTTGCCCAGCTCCGCGGCGATGTCCTTCGTCATCCGGCCGACCTTCCGATGCGCCGCCGTCAGCTGGTCCTGGGTGACGCCCCAGCGCTTCATCCAGAACTCGACGGCCTTGCGTTCCGACAGATCGAGCCGGTCCTTATCGATGAAGCCACGCTTGTCCTTGAGGCCAGCCATGGGAAATCCTGTTGTGTTGGTGACTGCGGGTTAGGAGGAGGCGCGCGACGAACCTCTCGGGCGCGAGACATGCGGGGGAATCGCAGCGATGCCCAGACCCATGGGGCCACGCAGCGCACCGATGCGGCGGGTTGCCCGGCCGGTCGGCGCTCTTGTGATGGAAGTCGGCGCGCAGGAACGCGGCGCCCTGTGTCGGGCTGCCGGCCATGTCGGGCGCCGCGGCGGGGGAGGCGAAGTCCCGGTGATGGTGCTCGCGCGGGCGCGGCAGACCGGTCAAAGCGGCGTGGATCGGATCCTGCGCGGGCGGTCGCGGACTGTCCGCGAGGGCGTCGCGGGTGGGCGCCCTCGCAAACGGCGCGCTCATCAGGACGACCGATCCGAACACGTCGGGCCGGGCCAGGGAGCAGAAGCCCGCGACCCAGGAGCCGAAATCGTGACCGGCGATGAGCCCGGGAAAGGCGTGAGCATGACCACACTGTGAAGACGTCTGATCCAGTCAGCCCGGGGGCCCGTCCCCATCGCGGTTCAGGCTCCCACACGGATTGAAGTGACGGATCGTGACAGCGTTGCAAACGCAGCGTCGGGATCAGCGCGCCAGGCCGAAACAGAAATGAAAAACACCCCGGGAGCGGGTGCTCCCAGGGTGTTGCCGACCTCACGGCCAGATTGATCGGGCTGGGGATCCGGAGGCCGACAAGTTGCCGGCGCCTTCCGCGGCGGGGAGCGAGGAGGAGGACCAACACCTCTCGCCCGCCGGCCACATCTCCCGGCGTTGAGGCCGGGAGGAGCGCGATCCGATACTAGTACGAGCCGAACTTGTAGTTCAGGCCGGCGCGGACGACGGCGAACTCGTCGTCGCGACGACCGATGGCGCTGTAGGCCACCGGGACGAGGTTGGCGGCGTTGACGACCAGGGCGCCCTGGTTGCGGTTGCCGCGCTCCAGGTTGACGTACAGACCTTCGATCTTGAACGTCACGGCCGAGGACCGGAAGAAGTTCAGGAACGACTCGGTGGGGAGGGCGAACTCGACACCGCCGCCGACGGCGTAGCCGGTGCGGAAGCTGTCGTTGCCGGCGTAGCCGCCGAACGAGCGGTCGGCGCTGCCCGAGCCGTAGGCGAAGCCGCCGGTGCCGTACACGAGGGTGCGGTCGAAGGCGTAGCCGAGGCGGCCGCGCACGGTGCCGAAGTAGTCGAGGCTCGACAGGCCGCGCGGGTCGGTGACGTAGTAGCCCGGGGCGACGGCGCCGTTCACGAAGGCGTTGTTCCGGCTACGGCCGAAGTCGAGGTACTGGGCGTCGGCCTCGATGCCGACGACCACGCCCGAACCCGGGGTGAACTGGACGTTGTAGCCGATCTGCGCGCCGCCGGAGAAGCCGTCCTGGCTGCGGTTGCGGAAGGTGGCGGTGGTGCCGGGAACGGCGAACGGGGCCGGGATGCCGAAGGTGGAGTTGTTCGAGCGGCTGCTGGCGTCGAAGGCGTAGCCGGCGTTGAAACCCGCGTAGAAGCCGGTCCAGGTGAACACCGGCACCGGGGTGAACACGGGCGGCGGGGCGGCGCGGCGCGGCAGGTCGGCGGCGGCAGCGGCGCCGGTCAGGGCGGTGAAGGCGGCCAGGGAGGCGAGAAGCTTGGTCATCGTGTTGGGTCCGGGATTTCTATCTGACGGTAAGGCTACCGGCCCATGAGCCAAATAGCTGTAGTTTTACGGACACACTTGTCGCCGATGAAGCAAGACGGCGTAGTAAACCATTTATGAAGCGGCTTTGTGCGCGCTAAGTATTTCGCAATGTACTGCGTCATGCGCCGTGACTAGAAGGTTGCGATTTGGTTGCATCATGCAGCGGCGGCGCCCGCGAACTGTGACCCGCAAGTCATAGCTTGGATTGTGAGGCTCACTGCAAGGTGGCACTTCACTTGGGGGCTTCACGCCACACCATGCCTATCCGGCCGCGCCCGCCGGACACATGTCATGCCGGCCGCTGCACCTCGGGAGCATGATACGGCCAACAATTCCGGTCCTCGCCTCCAGATGCGGTCGCTGCTGTTCCTGAGGAAGGCTTTCGTGGATCCGGTCGGTGGCGAGTATCGCCCTGGGTAGCAGACCTGCACCGAACGAGTTTGACCCAGCGATACGGAAGTCCCAGTCTCCGCATTTAGCGGGGCTCATAAGCGATATAGCTACGTTTATCGCTCCGTATAAAACAATACGGAGGAAAATACGTGGATCGGCACAGCTTCGACCAGACCAACATCACGTGGCGCACCCTGGATTGGCTCGATCACATCGCCTTCTTCGTCTACAAGGTCGACGAGGAGAACCGGATCGTCGACGTGCTCTTCAAGTTTGCCGCCAACCAGCGGGTGATGCTGCACCGGCATCACTGCCCTTACGTCACGCTGGTCATGCAGGGCGAACTGCGGTTCTACCGCCCGAACGGTACGCTGAAGGAGATCCGCCCCAGCGGCAGCTTCGTCTCCGGGCCCGCCCATGGCGAACCTCACGAGGAGGGCGGCGGAGATCGGGATGCGATCGTCTTCTTCAGCAACCGCAACATCGAAGACGCGCTCTACGAGTTCCTCGACAAGGACGGGCGCACGATGCAGGTGCTGGGGATCGCCGACTTCCGGGCACAGCTCGAGGCACAGATCGCAGACGGGTCAGCCGCGAAGGTGGCCGGTCGCCCCGTCTGATGGGAAGGAGCCCCGCAGTTTCGCAGCCGCGGGGCTAAACCATGGAATCACATGCGGGCGCGGCGCATGTGATGATGCCGGTGACGGGTCATGTGTCGCCGCCCCATCATGCCGGTCTGGCCACCCATCCGCTTCTGGGACGAGCTCTTCACGCTGCCCGGGTTATTCATGTTGCCTTCCGCGCTACCGCCCCCGGCGGGTGTCTGCGCCATCGCTGCTCCTGCCATCGCGACGGTGAGCGCGGCAGCGAGAGCGATTGTCTTGATCGACATGGACGTTCCTCCAGACCGATCGGTTCGATCAGCCCAGGAGCAAACATCCCCGCGGTCGGTATCGTTCAGGCACCGACGCTGATTGACGTTACAGATCCTGACGCCGTCGCAACCGCAGCGCCAGGATCAGAGCGCCGGGCCAAAACGCGAGGCTCAGCACCGCGACCGGCAGGATCGGGCGGTCCTTCCACCACACGATGATCACCGGCACGAACAGGCCGAGGATGGCGATGGTGAGGAACGCCCAGACTTCGACGTCGGACAGGTTCATGAGCGGTAGGTAGGGGCTTTCCTACCGCGACGCTTCCTTCACACCTGGTGGCACAATGCCGCCACCAGGCCGATCCGGCCCGAGCACCGCTCACTCTACCCGCTCGACCGGCGCGAGCTGTCGATGGCAATCCGCTTTGGTCGGGCGCAGGGCCGCTGTGAGCGCTGCGGGCGACCGCACGGGCAGATAGTCTACCACCTCGGCGATGGGCGTCGGCGGGATGCTAGACCCGGCCGCCGGCGCGATGACTGGAGCCGTAGGATCCGGGTCAGGTCTGGCGCTGGTATCCTCGGCCGCGACCGCCGAACCCGTGTCGTCCCGGCAGCCGCCCACCGGGATCACGACACGGCCGACAACGCGGACGCCAACCGCGCAGCCTCCTGCCATCGCGGCCACATGATCCGCGACAGACCGGAGCACCAACGCCGACGCCGACGCACGCTGTTCCAGCGGAAGGCGATGGGGGATCCATTCGGTGGACCCTACGCCCGAGATACGGTCGAGAAAGCCGTCAGCTATCCTCATCGCGGTCGAGATTGCGGATCAAGTCACCGATCGGATCGCCGTCGGCGGTCCCGCTTTGGGCAGCTGGATGTATCAAGGTGCTCGAAAGCCTGGGCAATGCCCCAACCCCCGGCGGCAGGGGCATCGTTGGGCGACGTGCCAACAGCGCGCCGCTGTCCGCCATCAACGCAGCAGGCTCACTGCCATGTAGCCTACGCGGAGGATCGGCCCAGATCGTCGGCCCGGCCGCCGTTTCATTGGCGACCATGACAACCCGCACCGTGCGCTCCGGCCTCTCGTCGTTGCCCGGATGTAGGACATGGGCGGCGGCGAGCAGCCCAAAGGCAGCAATCGCGGTGGTGACGAGGGTGGATCTGTAGTGTTCCATGTCGGTGGAACCGACGGCCAAGCTTGCCGTTCCGCCTGCTCTCCCGGGATAGCTAACCGTGACTTTACGGATGCCGCTCAGCCCGGCGGCGGGAACGATCCGAGCTTTCACGAAGGCTTCTCGTCGGGAGCCACGAAGGGTTGACGAAGCCTCCGGGCAGCTACCATCCCGTCGAGGAACAGCTTCACGGGAGCACGATTACCCTAGTACCGCCCAAGGGTCCCTAAGCACTCGGGAGGCGGGTCAACGGGAGAACGCTAATGAAGGCATCACTGCTTGTTGTTGCAGCCATTCTCGCCCTCGGAAGCACAGCCTTCGCTGCTGAAAGTGGAGCTGGCGGCTCAAGCCGTTCAGGAACCGCGAACAGTACCGGCCCGAACGATGCGGGCTCAGGCTCATCCCCGGGTGCGGCCGGCAGCGGCCCTTCAACTGGCGGGATGAGCCGCTCCGGCACGACGAACAGCACGGGGGCCAACGACGCTGGGTCAGGCTCGAAGCCAAACGGGACCAGCGGAACGCCTGGCAACCGCTGAACGTCCCTCGAATGGGGCGGCCTCACCGCCTCCCCATTCACGGCTTAGCGCTTCCAATGGAGCGTGCGGTCGCATCCGCCTGGTCGCGATACGGTCCTGTAGACACCGACCGTTAACCAGATTGTCCCTCGCTCGCCGCATGTCGGCGGTAGGCACTCTCGCTCCCGCAACGGCCGAGAGCAGAGCATGACGCGCGCCGACCTCGACAAGCGCACCGCGCTGACCGTGTGGCCTGGCCATGGCCCAGCGCACGTCGCGCAGGGTCACGAGTTCCCAACGCTGCGCCAGGCTCTCGCGGCAGCCGCTAGAGCCATAGACGCAGAAGACGCGCAGCCCTGGATCATCACGGAGAACGGCGACATTCTCTCGCCGCGATGGATCAGGGCCAACGCTGGATCTAGGTGTTTGGTCCCGGCATTTGGTGGATCGGGCTTGACCTGAAGCGGCTGGGCTCGGCGGACCATGCTTTGCAGATGGCCTCATAGAGGGTGAGCCCACGGAAGGTCTTGAGGCGGCGTGCGAAGTTGTAGGCGCTGACGAAGTCGGCCAGGTGAGTGCGGAGTTGCGCGTGACTGTCGGAGTGGTAGCGCTTGACCGTCAGGTCCTTGATCGTGCGGTTCATTCGCTCGACCTGACCGTTGGTCCAGGGGTGACGCGGCTTGGTTAGACGATGGTCGATATCGTTTCGGGCGCAGGCGGACTCGAAGCTGCCGGCTCGGAATGTCTCGCCGGCTGCCATCGCCTCCTTGATGATGGAAGCGGCCGAGGCGATGTTGCCGGGCGTGGTGAAGTGGGCGCCGTTGTCGGCGAGCACCGTGTGCGCCTTGTAAGGCACGGCCTCAATAAGATGGCGGAGAAAGTCGCCTGCGACCCGCCGCGTTGCCTTCTCATGGAGTTCGACGAAGGCGAACTTGGTCGTGCGATCGATGGCGACGAATAGGTAGAGCCGACCCTCGGCCGTGTGTATTTCAGCCAGATCGATGTGGAAGTAGCCGAGAGGGTAGGCCTTGAAGCGCGACCGCTTGGGCTTGTCGCCGTCGACCTCCAGCAATCGGCTGATACCGTGGCGTTGCAGGCAGCGGTACAGGGACGAGCGGGTCAGGTGCGGGATCGTGGCCTTCAGCGCGTAGAGGCAGTCTTCGAGCGGCAGAAGCGTGTGACGGGGAAAGGCGACAACGACCGCTTCGTCCTCGGGTGACAGCACCGTCGAACGCGGATCCTTCGGCCCCGTGCGCTGGTCGGCGACCGAGGTTCGCTGCCTCCACTTAGCGACCGTCTTTGGGTTGATCCCGTAGCGCTTCGAGAGCGCCCTCAGGCTCGCTTGACTATGCTGGATCGTTCGACGGATCGCCTCCGTCGTCGTGGCGCTGCCGGGGACTGTCAGGAATTTCGTGTGCGGGCGGCGTGTTGAACATCAGGCCGCCATGGCCCGGGTGAAGCGCTCGCCGAAGATGACGGCGAACTGCGCCTTGGCCATGACCCACTCACGCGGGCCCATCTTCCACGCCTTCTCGAAGCGGTTCAAGACCAGGTAGAGCAGCTTCAGCGCGGCCTCGTCGGTCGGGAAGTGACCGCGGGCGCGCACGGCCCGGCGCAGGGTGGCGTTCAGAGCCTCGATGGCGTTCGTCGTGTACAGGATCCGGCGAACCTCGCCCGGGAACGCGTAGAACGGGATCACCTCGCCCCAGGCCCGTCGCCAGCTCTGGGCGATGGCCGGGTAGCGCTTGCCCCACTCGCCCGCCTCGAAGGCCGCCAAGGCCGCCTCGCCAGCTGTGGCATCGAGCGCGCGGTAGATGTCCTTCAGCGCGGCCGCCACGAGCTTGCGGTCCTTGTAGGAGACGAAGTCGAGGCTGTGGCGCAGCAGGTGAACGATGCAGGTTTGGACCATCGCCTCGGGGAACACCGCCCGGATTGCATCGGGGAAGCCCTTCAGGCCATCGACCACGGCCAGGAGCACGTCCTCGACGCCGCGGTTCCTGAGCTCGTTCATGACCCGTAGCCAGAACTTGGCGCCCTCGTTCTGCTCCAGCCACAGGCCGAGGATCTCCTTGGAGCCGTCGGCGCGCACGCCCAGCGCGATGTGGACGGCCTTGTTCCGAACGACGCCCTCGTCGCGCACCTTGATCCGCAGGGCGTCGAAGAACACGATCGGGTAGACCGGCTCCAGCGGCCGGGCCTGCCAGGCGGCGACCTCCTCCAGGACCGCGTCGGTCACCGCGCTGATCAGGTCGGGCGAGACCTCGATGCCGTAGAGCTCGCGCAGGTGGGAGACGATCTCCCGGGTGCTCATGCCGCGGGCGTACATCGACACGATCTTGTCGTCGAAGCCGGGAAAGCGGCGCTGATACCGGGCGATCAGTTGCGGATCGAACGTCGCCTGCCGGTCGCGCGGGATCGCCAGCTCGATCCGGCCAGTCTCGGTCGTGACTGTCTTGCGGCCATAGCCGTTGCGCGTGTTGCCAGCATCCTCGCCCGCCAGATGGTGGTCCATCTCGGCGTTGAGCGCTCGCTCGGCCAGGGCTTTCTTCAGCTCGTTCAGCAGGCCGTCGGCCTCGAAGGCCGTCTTGGGATCGGCCCCGGCCAGAAGCTGATCCAGGAGCGTGTCAGGAATACGGGGTGCTTTGCGTCGTGCCATCGGGAACCTCCATCGGATCCACTATGGCCGCCCGCACACGAAATTCCTGACAGTCCCGACGGGGCGCGCGCACATGATGGACGCAAGATCCGGATGCTCGACGTCGTCGACGAGTTCACGCATGAATGCCTGGCGATCCGAGTCGCCCGCAAGCTGAAGGCAACCGATATCATCGACGTGCTCTCGGACCTGTTCATCCTCCGTGGCGTACCTAGCCATATCCGTTCGGATAACGTCCCGGAGTTCGTTGCGAAGATCGTACAATCTTGGATCACCGGCGTCGGCAGCAAAACCGCCTACATCACTCCGGGCTCACCGCGGGAGAATGGCTACGTCGAAAGCTTCAACGTGCGGCTTCGCGATGAACTGCTCAACGGCGAGATCTTATACACACTCAGGGAGGCGCGGATCGTCATCGAAAATTGGAGATGTCATTACAACACCGTGCACCCCCACGCCTCACTGGGATACCAGCCGCCTGCACCGGAAGTGTTCATGTCCAGCCTTCTCCGCTTGGCCGGCCGCGCTCGCCCGACCCGCTCCGCCGGCCAAACTACCCGTGGTGGAGCGGCCTACCGCGCACTAACTTGAACCTTGGAGCATCCTGTGGGGGCCGATCACGCTCACTGGCGACCTCACATGAAAGCTTCTTCGCGATCGAAGTACCGCCGCCGATTGATCACCTTGAACGTAGAATAAATATAAACTGATGCTACGCTCTAACGTGTAGCTTTTATGTTCTTGCCAAATGGCGTGTCGCCACGATACGCGATGACGTTGCTTAATTGCTCCGGCGATTTGTCGCTGGCAGAGGTCGATGGCTGTCGTCACTCCTTCGCGCGAGGCGCGCGCAAGTCATTTAGCGAGACTTTATCGTACCCATTGTAAAGCCTTGCTGCGCTTTCTGGGTCGGAAGGTCGGCCAAAACGATGCGTCGGATTTGGCGCACGAGGCATTCCTCCGGATCGCACATTCGGGACATAGCCAGACACGTCTCCACAACGAGCGCGCCTTCCTGTTTCAGATCGCAGCGAACCTGGTCCTCGACCACAAGCGTGCGCAGTTGCGCCATTCTCGCATCCTCACGGCCATTGAGATAGACGAGCTCTTGATGGTTGCCGACGAGACGCCGGGCCCGGAGCAGTTCGCTCAGTCGCGTGGTGAGGTGCAGGCTCTCGACGCGGCACTGCACGAATTGCCTCTCCGGCGCGCCGAGGCCTTCCGGCTCAGCCGGATCGAAGGTCTAAGTCACGCATCCATCGCCGCCCGTCTTGGCGTATCGCTCCGCACCGTGGAGGCAGAGGTCAGGATGGCTCTCGATCATTGTGCCGACCGTCTGCGATCCGGACGATCGCCGGATTGATCGCGGCATCCTCCTGATGACAATGGTCCCCGGCATGGAATGCCCTTCAGGAGATCGCTTGAAACGCTCGCGGCAAACGG encodes:
- a CDS encoding TetR/AcrR family transcriptional regulator: MARLNTHTDTRQEILDTAYGLVGAKGFSGVGLNEILASAGVPKGSFYHYFGSKEAFGEALLADYFEGYLAALDATLAEPGLDHAERLMNYWRKWQATQGSVDYQRKCLAVKLAAEVSDLSEAMRLALKGGTAGIIERLARAIEAGAAEGSLKVEGTSHATAEALYHVWLGASLMAKIVRTDAPFEAAMTTTRQILGLA
- a CDS encoding amidase, yielding MTNDIVFSDATQLAALIRTRQVSPVEVMQAHLDRIAAVDPKVNAIVTVAERALDGARAAEAAILAGGEIGPLHGVPFTVKDSIDTAGVPTQRGSPIFRGRIPTADATSVARLKAAGAILLAKTNLPEFSYWIESDNLLSGRSNNPWDLERTPGGSSGGESAAIAAGMSPLGLGTDLAISVRGPAAQTGIVSLKPTHGRVPMTGIWPRAPRRFWHVGPMARSIRDLALAFSLLSGPDGEDGYASRTVAADAGLGSAPGRPLRVGWLVEPGFGPIDPEVAATVRAAAEALKAAGCVVEAVRIPALERDFALDVFNTLHVMEMKPAFREATEGRSRDEIYTMARTMLALPDSSMDDYIAAEQAAERLRDGYADYFRRYDALITPVLPIPAHKHGVTHFVINGQTVDATYLQGATVPLNVTGLPGLSMRFGTSGEGLPINVQVVASWQAESTILHVAALLEAASPVRGLHPNL
- a CDS encoding regulator, with amino-acid sequence MDRHSFDQTNITWRTLDWLDHIAFFVYKVDEENRIVDVLFKFAANQRVMLHRHHCPYVTLVMQGELRFYRPNGTLKEIRPSGSFVSGPAHGEPHEEGGGDRDAIVFFSNRNIEDALYEFLDKDGRTMQVLGIADFRAQLEAQIADGSAAKVAGRPV
- a CDS encoding IS256 family transposase, which translates into the protein MARRKAPRIPDTLLDQLLAGADPKTAFEADGLLNELKKALAERALNAEMDHHLAGEDAGNTRNGYGRKTVTTETGRIELAIPRDRQATFDPQLIARYQRRFPGFDDKIVSMYARGMSTREIVSHLRELYGIEVSPDLISAVTDAVLEEVAAWQARPLEPVYPIVFFDALRIKVRDEGVVRNKAVHIALGVRADGSKEILGLWLEQNEGAKFWLRVMNELRNRGVEDVLLAVVDGLKGFPDAIRAVFPEAMVQTCIVHLLRHSLDFVSYKDRKLVAAALKDIYRALDATAGEAALAAFEAGEWGKRYPAIAQSWRRAWGEVIPFYAFPGEVRRILYTTNAIEALNATLRRAVRARGHFPTDEAALKLLYLVLNRFEKAWKMGPREWVMAKAQFAVIFGERFTRAMAA
- a CDS encoding DUF3606 domain-containing protein translates to MAGLKDKRGFIDKDRLDLSERKAVEFWMKRWGVTQDQLTAAHRKVGRMTKDIAAELGKKR
- a CDS encoding type 1 glutamine amidotransferase domain-containing protein, producing the protein MKILMVLTSHDQLGDTGRKTGFWLEELAAPYYVFKDAGAEIVLASPRGGRPPLDPKSSEPGSQTDATRRFEADEEALTALETTTRLDAVSHDGFDAVFYPGGHGPLWDLAEDPVSIRLIETTLAAGKPVTLVCHAPGVLRHAKAPDGTPLVQGKAVTGLTNTEEEAVGLTEVVPFLVEDALRQNGGRFSKAGDWAPYVVADGLLITGQNPASSGPAAERLLAHLANG
- a CDS encoding RNA polymerase sigma factor; protein product: MAVVTPSREARASHLARLYRTHCKALLRFLGRKVGQNDASDLAHEAFLRIAHSGHSQTRLHNERAFLFQIAANLVLDHKRAQLRHSRILTAIEIDELLMVADETPGPEQFAQSRGEVQALDAALHELPLRRAEAFRLSRIEGLSHASIAARLGVSLRTVEAEVRMALDHCADRLRSGRSPD
- a CDS encoding IS481 family transposase, translated to MTVPGSATTTEAIRRTIQHSQASLRALSKRYGINPKTVAKWRQRTSVADQRTGPKDPRSTVLSPEDEAVVVAFPRHTLLPLEDCLYALKATIPHLTRSSLYRCLQRHGISRLLEVDGDKPKRSRFKAYPLGYFHIDLAEIHTAEGRLYLFVAIDRTTKFAFVELHEKATRRVAGDFLRHLIEAVPYKAHTVLADNGAHFTTPGNIASAASIIKEAMAAGETFRAGSFESACARNDIDHRLTKPRHPWTNGQVERMNRTIKDLTVKRYHSDSHAQLRTHLADFVSAYNFARRLKTFRGLTLYEAICKAWSAEPSRFRSSPIHQMPGPNT
- a CDS encoding porin family protein — its product is MTKLLASLAAFTALTGAAAAADLPRRAAPPPVFTPVPVFTWTGFYAGFNAGYAFDASSRSNNSTFGIPAPFAVPGTTATFRNRSQDGFSGGAQIGYNVQFTPGSGVVVGIEADAQYLDFGRSRNNAFVNGAVAPGYYVTDPRGLSSLDYFGTVRGRLGYAFDRTLVYGTGGFAYGSGSADRSFGGYAGNDSFRTGYAVGGGVEFALPTESFLNFFRSSAVTFKIEGLYVNLERGNRNQGALVVNAANLVPVAYSAIGRRDDEFAVVRAGLNYKFGSY